The following proteins are co-located in the Bradyrhizobium sp. AZCC 2176 genome:
- a CDS encoding Rad52/Rad22 family DNA repair protein, whose protein sequence is MRDIIEICDQLAAPFPIEEISWRVGPTNEKSRKQDEPLRGQALCYVDARTVMERFDSVVGVNGWACHYTPGVGTSIVCNIAIKFPVYNGENLVGFDWVSKADGAGPSDMEAEKGALSDAFKRAAVRWGVGRYLYDVKAPWLELDKRGNSAFIRPADHGRLAQLHEEFARRAGWGSHEGVAAYRVLLADIKQLTAQSAANFSAEHRALIEQMPVSMRQHLLREIQKKAEGTNGRKTD, encoded by the coding sequence ATGCGGGACATCATTGAAATCTGCGACCAATTGGCAGCGCCGTTCCCGATCGAGGAAATTTCCTGGCGCGTTGGGCCGACCAACGAGAAAAGCCGCAAGCAGGATGAACCGTTGCGCGGGCAGGCGCTCTGTTATGTAGATGCGCGCACCGTGATGGAGCGGTTTGATAGCGTCGTGGGGGTCAACGGCTGGGCATGCCACTACACGCCGGGCGTCGGCACGTCGATCGTGTGCAACATCGCCATTAAGTTTCCGGTCTACAACGGCGAAAATCTGGTTGGCTTCGATTGGGTGTCCAAGGCGGACGGCGCCGGGCCTTCCGACATGGAAGCGGAAAAGGGCGCGCTGTCGGACGCCTTCAAGCGCGCTGCCGTGCGCTGGGGCGTTGGCCGGTATCTGTACGATGTCAAAGCGCCGTGGCTTGAACTGGACAAGCGCGGCAACAGCGCATTCATCCGCCCGGCAGATCACGGCCGACTCGCCCAACTTCACGAAGAATTCGCCCGCAGGGCCGGTTGGGGCAGTCATGAGGGCGTGGCGGCCTATCGCGTGTTGCTCGCCGATATCAAGCAACTGACAGCACAGAGCGCCGCCAACTTTAGCGCCGAACATCGCGCCCTGATTGAGCAGATGCCGGTTTCGATGCGTCAGCATTTGCTGCGGGAAATCCAAAAGAAAGCGGAAGGGACCAATGGCCGAAAAACCGACTAA
- a CDS encoding DUF968 domain-containing protein, whose product MVEPNFRDPRQHDDDYLDYIRRQPCCICGENTTVEAAHLRVGSINDGKRYTGMAEKSSDKWALPLCGKHHREQHSMNEREFWASYGLDPFALAMTYHKPARGRDEGGA is encoded by the coding sequence ATGGTTGAACCAAATTTCCGCGATCCGCGCCAGCATGATGACGACTATCTGGATTACATCCGGCGGCAACCCTGTTGCATCTGCGGCGAGAACACCACGGTAGAAGCCGCACATTTGCGCGTCGGTTCGATCAATGACGGCAAGCGCTATACCGGCATGGCCGAAAAATCTTCGGACAAATGGGCGCTGCCGCTGTGCGGCAAGCACCACCGCGAACAGCACTCAATGAACGAGCGCGAATTTTGGGCGAGCTATGGGCTCGATCCCTTTGCGCTGGCGATGACCTATCACAAGCCAGCGAGGGGGCGCGATGAAGGTGGAGCTTGA
- a CDS encoding recombinase family protein yields MHSAVAYYRVSRERQGRSGLGLEAQQAAVTRFCAAEGFDIRATHIEVETAKGFDALERRPELAAAMKAAKKAKCPVIVAKLCRLSRNVAFISTLMEKRVPFIVTQLGLNVDPFMLHIYAAMAEKERAQIAERTRDALAAAKARGTVLGNAAQAKANSDMAAEFAEGLREVVWPFINLSSRRIASILNARDIATPTGGKWHSQSVLRLIDRLKERKPE; encoded by the coding sequence ATGCATTCCGCCGTTGCCTATTACCGCGTGTCACGCGAGCGCCAAGGCCGATCCGGCCTAGGCCTGGAAGCCCAGCAAGCCGCCGTGACGCGGTTTTGCGCGGCGGAAGGCTTTGACATCCGCGCGACTCATATCGAAGTCGAAACCGCGAAAGGCTTTGATGCCTTGGAGCGACGCCCGGAGTTGGCCGCTGCAATGAAGGCGGCCAAGAAAGCCAAATGCCCGGTTATCGTTGCCAAGCTTTGCCGCTTGTCGCGCAACGTCGCTTTTATTTCGACGCTGATGGAAAAGCGCGTTCCGTTTATCGTGACGCAGCTAGGCCTAAACGTTGACCCGTTCATGCTGCACATTTACGCCGCTATGGCGGAAAAGGAGCGCGCCCAGATCGCCGAGCGCACCCGCGACGCGCTAGCCGCCGCCAAGGCGCGCGGCACTGTCCTGGGCAATGCCGCGCAAGCCAAGGCTAACTCGGACATGGCGGCCGAATTCGCGGAAGGCCTGCGCGAAGTCGTTTGGCCCTTCATCAACCTGTCATCGCGCCGTATCGCCAGCATTTTGAACGCGCGCGACATCGCCACGCCAACCGGCGGCAAATGGCATTCACAGAGCGTTCTGCGCCTGATTGATCGCCTCAAAGAAAGGAAACCGGAATGA
- a CDS encoding ArdC family protein: MANQLYANVTARILADLENGAAPWVKPWSATPGQNIPHNAATGRPYSGVNTVLLWLSHGRFASPRFLTFKQAQELGGHVRKGEHGFQVVFVKTCFSKPKGEEAETVDGKTYTVLRYYTVFNVDQCEGLPEKITNPAPIKSRNANERDATIEEFIAATGANYSETGGDRAFYSPSHDRVCMPTFESFKTAASYYATAFHELGHWTGAESRLDRTFGKRFGDRAYAAEELVAELTAAFLCAEFSIDGELRHSGYIGNWIALLKDDAKAFMTAASAAQKAADYLRSQALAAPLAIAA, translated from the coding sequence ATGGCAAATCAACTGTACGCAAACGTTACCGCTCGCATTCTCGCCGATCTGGAAAACGGCGCCGCGCCCTGGGTTAAGCCATGGTCCGCAACGCCTGGGCAGAACATCCCGCACAACGCCGCGACCGGTCGTCCTTATTCAGGCGTCAACACCGTTCTGCTTTGGCTGTCACATGGTCGCTTCGCTTCGCCGCGCTTCCTGACGTTCAAGCAAGCGCAGGAATTGGGCGGCCACGTTCGCAAGGGCGAGCACGGCTTTCAGGTGGTTTTCGTCAAAACCTGCTTTTCCAAGCCAAAGGGCGAGGAAGCGGAAACCGTTGACGGTAAGACTTATACCGTTCTGCGCTACTACACCGTTTTCAATGTCGATCAGTGCGAAGGCCTGCCGGAAAAGATCACCAACCCGGCGCCGATCAAATCGCGCAACGCCAACGAGCGCGACGCCACGATAGAAGAGTTCATTGCCGCGACCGGCGCGAACTATTCCGAAACCGGCGGGGATCGCGCGTTTTACTCGCCCTCGCATGATCGGGTTTGCATGCCGACGTTCGAAAGCTTCAAAACCGCCGCGTCCTACTATGCGACCGCGTTCCACGAATTGGGCCATTGGACGGGCGCCGAGTCGCGCCTAGATCGCACTTTCGGAAAGCGGTTCGGGGATCGCGCCTATGCGGCGGAAGAACTCGTTGCCGAACTAACCGCCGCGTTCCTTTGCGCTGAATTTTCGATCGATGGCGAATTGCGGCATTCCGGCTACATTGGCAATTGGATTGCGCTTCTCAAAGACGACGCAAAGGCGTTCATGACCGCCGCGAGCGCAGCGCAGAAGGCGGCGGATTATCTCCGCTCGCAAGCGCTCGCCGCTCCGCTCGCCATTGCCGCTTAA